A window from Enterocloster bolteae encodes these proteins:
- a CDS encoding RluA family pseudouridine synthase → MKQEFYPTDMEDHVRIDKYLAEACPDLSRSYIQKLLKSGQVLVNGQGIKASYIVVEDDRIELEVPEAVEPEIDAEPMDLDILYEDQDLILINKPKGMVVHPAAGHYSHTLVNGLMYHCKDQLSGINGVMRPGIVHRIDMDTTGVIIACKNDMAHSSIAAQLKEHSITRRYQAIVHGVIAEDEGTVDAPIGRHPVERKKMSINYQNGKNAVTHYRVLNRFRQYTHVECRLETGRTHQIRVHMASIRHPLLGDAVYGPARCPISGLCGQTLHAGILGFIHPRTGEYMEFSAPLPDYFEKLLRTLS, encoded by the coding sequence ACAGGAATTTTATCCAACGGATATGGAGGACCATGTGCGTATTGATAAATACCTTGCCGAAGCCTGCCCTGATTTAAGCCGCTCCTACATCCAGAAGCTCCTTAAATCAGGGCAGGTCCTGGTTAACGGCCAGGGCATAAAGGCAAGCTATATCGTGGTGGAAGACGACAGGATTGAGCTGGAAGTGCCGGAGGCCGTGGAGCCGGAAATCGACGCAGAGCCCATGGACCTGGATATTCTCTATGAGGACCAGGACCTTATCCTCATCAACAAGCCTAAAGGAATGGTGGTCCATCCGGCTGCCGGACATTACAGCCATACCCTTGTAAACGGCCTCATGTACCATTGCAAGGACCAGCTGTCCGGCATCAACGGCGTCATGCGGCCGGGCATCGTGCACCGGATCGACATGGATACCACCGGGGTCATCATAGCGTGTAAAAATGATATGGCCCACAGCTCCATCGCTGCCCAGCTCAAGGAACACTCCATCACCCGCAGGTACCAGGCTATTGTCCATGGCGTCATTGCAGAGGATGAGGGGACAGTGGACGCGCCCATTGGCCGCCATCCAGTGGAGCGCAAGAAAATGAGCATCAATTACCAGAACGGCAAGAATGCAGTAACCCATTACAGGGTTCTGAACCGTTTCAGGCAGTACACCCATGTGGAGTGCAGGCTGGAGACAGGCCGCACCCATCAGATTCGCGTCCACATGGCCAGTATCCGCCATCCTCTTTTGGGGGATGCTGTGTACGGGCCTGCCAGGTGTCCTATAAGCGGTCTCTGCGGACAGACACTTCATGCCGGCATCCTGGGGTTCATTCACCCCAGGACCGGAGAATATATGGAATTTTCAGCGCCCCTGCCGGATTACTTTGAGAAACTCCTTCGCACCTTAAGCTGA